In Roseomonas marmotae, a single genomic region encodes these proteins:
- a CDS encoding flagellar hook-basal body complex protein FliE — protein sequence MSNPVPAIMPVSAALRAYGANATPSADFGSMVSGAARDALATLRRAEVVSARGVAGTADVQEVVQAASAAELTVQTMTQLRDKVVGAYSDVLRMAV from the coding sequence ATGTCTAATCCGGTTCCGGCCATCATGCCGGTTTCGGCGGCCCTGCGCGCTTATGGCGCGAATGCCACGCCCTCGGCGGATTTCGGCAGCATGGTCAGCGGTGCCGCGCGCGACGCGCTGGCCACGCTGCGGCGCGCGGAGGTGGTCAGCGCGCGAGGCGTGGCCGGCACGGCGGATGTGCAGGAGGTCGTGCAGGCCGCCAGCGCCGCCGAGCTGACCGTGCAGACGATGACGCAGCTGCGGGACAAGGTGGTCGGCGCCTATTCCGACGTGCTGCGCATGGCGGTCTGA
- the flgC gene encoding flagellar basal body rod protein FlgC, with protein sequence MIRVEPIGGAGPLTQAMATAASGMNSQAVRMRVAAENIANASSTAAVPGGDPYRRKLLSFRQTVDRATGASLLRTGSIMGDQRDFRTQYDPAHPAADALGYVKLPNVDTLLEQADLRGAQRSYEAGIAVMQQARSLYGKTLDILRS encoded by the coding sequence ATGATCCGCGTGGAGCCCATCGGCGGCGCCGGGCCGCTGACCCAGGCCATGGCCACTGCGGCCTCCGGCATGAACAGCCAGGCGGTGCGGATGCGGGTGGCGGCGGAGAATATCGCCAATGCCTCCTCCACTGCCGCCGTGCCGGGAGGCGATCCCTACCGGCGCAAGCTCCTCTCCTTCCGGCAGACGGTGGACCGCGCCACGGGGGCCTCGCTCCTGCGCACCGGCAGCATCATGGGCGATCAGCGGGACTTCCGCACGCAGTATGACCCCGCCCATCCGGCAGCGGATGCGCTGGGCTATGTGAAGCTGCCCAATGTCGACACGCTGCTGGAACAGGCCGACCTGCGCGGCGCCCAGCGCAGCTACGAGGCCGGCATCGCCGTCATGCAACAGGCCCGCTCCCTCTACGGCAAAACCCTGGACATCCTGAGGTCTTAG
- the flgB gene encoding flagellar basal body rod protein FlgB — MLDGIDVFRITGARMRHLAERQNVLAQNIANADTPGFQARDVRPFQFESALLRTQGGAAPLRLAGSQPGHFGSSRGGVNITADRANSYSEDPGGNTVDLEEQMVKQADVAKNYDLATVVYKRSAALLRTAVSSR, encoded by the coding sequence ATGCTCGATGGCATCGACGTCTTCCGCATCACCGGCGCCCGGATGCGGCATCTGGCGGAGCGGCAGAATGTGCTCGCGCAGAACATCGCCAATGCCGATACGCCCGGTTTCCAAGCGCGGGATGTGAGGCCTTTCCAGTTCGAAAGCGCCCTGCTGCGGACCCAGGGTGGCGCCGCGCCGCTGCGGCTGGCGGGCAGCCAGCCCGGCCATTTCGGCAGCAGCCGGGGCGGCGTCAACATCACCGCAGATCGTGCGAATTCCTACAGCGAGGACCCGGGCGGCAATACCGTGGATCTGGAGGAGCAGATGGTGAAACAGGCCGACGTGGCGAAGAACTACGACCTCGCCACCGTCGTCTACAAGCGCAGCGCCGCCCTGCTGCGCACGGCCGTGAGCAGCCGCTGA